GTGATGGCTATGTGGCGACGACGCGGGTGTATATCACCCCGGATGAGGAGTATCCGACCACCGCACCAACCTGCTTATCACTGCCAGGGCGAGGTCTGGGTGATGGAAGTCTGAGTAATGGAAAACGTGCGCTAAAAAGTGAATAACCACCGGGGGGCAGATGCTGCCCCCCGGCTGATTACAACGCCAGCAACTGCTTAAGCGATGGCGCGTAGAAATAGCTGCCAGTAACCGGTTTGGTAAAGCGCAACATGGCATCGTATTTGCCGTCGCGTTCACCAAACATACTGAGCAACTGCTGTTCAATATTGTACAGCGTGGCGCAGTAAGCGATAAAGTACAGGCCATTAGCGCCGCTGACCGTGCCATATGGCAGGCTCTGGCGCAGGATTTTCAATCCCTGGCCATTCTCTTTTAAATCAACGCGACTGATATGCGAGGTAGCCGGACGCGTTGCGCTGTCCAGTTCTTCATTACTGAGCTTAGTGCGTCCCATCACCTGCTCCTGCTTGCTAACCTCCAGACGCTGCCACTGTTGCAGATTATGCTGCCAGCGCTGAGTAAACACATAGCTGCCGCCGCGATCGTCGCCATCGGCGATAATCGCCACCTGCTGACGCTTTTCGCCCTGCGGGTTTTCAGTGCCATCGACAAATCCAGAGAGATCGCGATCTTCCACCCAGCGGAAGCCATGGGTTTCATCTTCGACGGTGATGGCGCCGCCAAAGGCCGCCAGAGCCGCCTGCGCCAGGCTAAAGTTCACATCGTGACGCAGTGACTGGATATGAATCAGCAGATCGCGCTGGGTAGCCGGTGCAATACCTTTGCCCAGCGGCTGGAAGGCTTTCAGCTCCGCAGCGCCTTGCCCGGCGCTCAGATCGCGCCACAGCGCATCGCCAAAGGCCAGCACTGCACCTGAACCGGCATCCGGAAACTGCTGTTGCAGTTGTGTCAGCTGTTGCAGAAACTGTTTACTGCCGCTGCGAATCGCGTCTGTATCACCCTGAACGCTGGCTTCGAGGTAAATCGCAAAACGGCGATGTTCAAGTAAAATGCCGCTCTGAAACTGAGACATGCGGAGGATCTCCTGAGTATGATAGTAAACGCGAGTCGATTTAAGCGCTTATCATACGCGATGTTTCAGACCGCATCTTGCGCCACGGCAAAAATTACCGCACTTTCACAGGGTACTCAGCTACGCCAGATAATTTTACTCAGCGTCCAGTTTTTCAGCGTGTCATCGGATGGCATTAAGCCTTCCGGACCATGCCAGTCACCACTGTAGACATAGCTGATATGCTGGCTGCCAGGCGCTTTACATTCGACGGCGCTGCTGTCCAGCCCCGCCGCCTTCTCGCAAGCGCCAAAGGCTTTGCTGTAGCGCTCGCTGAACTTGCTGCCGATTTTAGCGCCATCGCTGCTGGCGACCGCTTCATCCATCACCTCAACGCTGGTTACGTTGCTTTTACCGTTAATCACCAGCTTCACCTTGCCGTCGTCGAGTGCCTGCCAGAAAGAGACGACATTGCCATCGCTGGTGCGCATCCCCTGCCGCAGCGTGTAATGACCATCCAGACCTTTATCGATGGCGCTGGCGTTCATCGCCGTGCTGCCATTGATCGCGCCGACGCCCTGCTCATTCACTTCAAGTGAGGAACCAAACCAGTTAAGCGGTGACAGGCTTGACCAGGATACTTTGGCAAACGGGTTCCACCAGCTGCCTTCAGACGGCGCGCTGGAGCCGGAACTGGCGCAGCCGGTAAGTAGTAATGCGGCCGTCATTAACGCCGGATAAACAGATTTCATTGCAACTCCTGTAGTCAGCACGAAACGCGTGCGAGTCAGCTTTGAGTGCTGAATGGGGGAAAAGTTTTATTCCACCGCGTTAAGTGTTGGATCGAAACAGTTACGGACCCGCTGACTGAACAGCAGATAGCCCAGCGCCAGCAAATCGAACAGCATAAACAGCAGCATCAGCGGAGAGAAAGCGTCATCCCCCTGCCACAGCGTCACACCCTGCAATAACATCATCGCCAGCAGATCGAGGCACAGTACCCAGCGCCAGCTCTGCCACAGACGCGGCAACCGCTGGCGATAACCGGTCAGCAGCAGACCCAGGGCCGCCGGAACGCCTGACGCCATGCCAATCCAGAACGCCTGGCGATCCGGGTATAACAGCTCCAGCAGTTCGGCGCCCTGCTGACGTGATGCACCAGCCATTACAAATAACAGCCAGGTGCGCGCCTGTAACAGCAGAATAATCCAGAAAGTCAGCGGCAGCCGCAGCTGGCCTTTATGGTCGTAATCGTCGGGAGAGATCATAGATAAACAGAAGTACCGCACAGAGAGGACCAGATGGGCGGGCAAAGTCGCCCGCAGCAGAATTAATATTCGCGATCTTCAATCAGGCGCTTGCCGAGACATACGGAATCCTGCATTTCGTAATCAAGTTTTTCATAAAACCCCATTACTGCATCATTCTCTTCACGCACCATCAGGTTGATTTTCGGGCAACCACGCGCAATCAGCTTTTTCTCCAGCCGGTTCATCAGCGCATTGGCAAAGCCACGGCCACGATAATCCGGATGCACGCCGAGATAGTAGGCCGACCCGCGATGTCCGTCGTAACCGCCCATCAGCGTACCCACGATTTCACCGCCCACTACCGCCACCAGAAACAGGTCAGGGTCATGATTCAGTTTACGTTCAATATCCATCTCGGGATCGTTCCACGGGCGTAACAGGTCACAACGCTCCCAGAGGGTGATGACTTCTTCAAAATCGTCCTGGAGGAATACGCGGATTTCCATGGAGTATTCTCAAATGTTTCGCACAATCTGCTGATTATCACGCATTCTTTGCATGGCGCAAGGGGCGAATCCCTTTGCGGGGCAAAAAAAATGGTTTTCCTTAATTAGCGTACTGAAATAAAAAGTAAAATGCTGACATAGTTCCGTGGTCGCAGTCGGCGAATTGATACGATATAACAATACTCTCTTTATATGCCGGGCAGGACTACGCAGGATTACCATGAAAAAATTCTCACCACTGACGCCGCTGGCATCGCGCCGCCAGCTTTTACTTTCCGGCCTGGCGCTGGCGCTATTCTCCGCAAAAAGTGTACAGGCGAAAGAGGCGGCGCTGAAAACCACCACTGACCATCGTCCGGCAGCCCCTGCCAGCAGCGGCAAAAAAATTGTTATGATCGATCCGGGACACGGCGGTATTGATTCCGGTGCGGTCGGTCATGAAGGCTCCGAAGAGAAACATATCGTCCTTGAGATCGCCAACCATATTCGCCAGCAGCTCAGCGAACATCCGCATATCGACGTGCGGCTGACGCGTGAAAGCGACCACTTTATTCCGCTGTTTCAGCGCGTTGAGATCGCCCACCAGCATGGCGCCAGCCTGTTTATGTCGATTCATGCCGATGGTTTCACCAGCCCGGACGCCAACGGCGCGTCGGTGTTTGCCCTCTCTAATCGCGGCGCCAGCAGCACCATGGCGCGCTATCTGTCGCAGCGGGAAAATGCCGCTGATGATGTCGGTGGCGTCAAGGCCGCCGATAAAGATCACTATCTGCAGCAGATTCTGTTCGATCTGGTGCAGACCGATACGATTAAAAACAGCCTGACGCTGGGCAAACATGTGCTGAACCAGATCCGCCCGGTGCATCATCTGCACAGCCAGCATACCGAGCAGGCGGCATTTGCGGTGCTGAAATCACCATCAATTCCTTCGGTACTGGTGGAAACCTCGTTTATCACTAACCCGGATGAAGAGCAGCTGTTAGGCACCACCGCCTTCCGGCAGAAGATTGCTGGCGCCATTGCTGACGGCATTGTCAGTTATTTCGATGATTTTGATCGTCACAATCGCCGCGCGGGTTAGGTATAATCAGGCAAAATGATTAACAACGGCATGCTTATGAACTCTCCCGATATCGCTCGCGTAAAACAGTTTCTGCTCTCGCTGCAGGATCAAATTTGTCAGCAACTGGCGCTCGCCGATGGCGCGGCGCAGTTTGCGGAAGACAGCTGGCAGCGCCCCGGTGGCGGCGGTGGACGCAGTCGCGTGCTGCGTAATGGCGGAGTCTTTGAGCAGGCTGGGGTCAATTTCTCCCATGTGCATGGCGACACGATGCCCGCTTCCGCCACTGCGCATCGTCCGGAGCTGGCGGGCCGCAGCTTTGAAGCGATGGGGGTTTCACTGGTGATTCACCCGGAAAACCCCTATGTGCCGACCAGCCACGCCAATGTGCGCTTCTTTATCGCCGAAAAGCCGGGTGAAGAGCCAGTCTGGTGGTTTGGCGGCGGCTTTGACTTAACGCCGTTCTACGGTTTTGAGGAAGATGCGGTGCACTGGCATCAGACCGCGTTTAACCTCTGTCAGCCCTTTGGCGACCAGGTGTATGCACGCTACAAGAAGTGGTGTGATGACTACTTCTGGCTGAAACATCGCGATGAACAGCGCGGTATCGGCGGCCTGTTTTTTGACGACCTGAATACACCAGATTTTGATTACTGTTTCGACTTTACCCAGGCGGTGGGTCGTGGCTTCCTTGATGCTTATCTGCCCATTGTTGAACGCCGTAAAGCGTTGCCGTGGGGCGAGCGTGAACGTCAGTTCCAGCTCTATCGTCGTGGCCGCTATGTGGAATTTAACCTGGTATGGGATCGCGGTACGCTGTTTGGTTTGCAGACCGGCGGTCGCACCGAATCAATCCTGATGTCGATGCCGCCGCTGGTACGCTGGGAATATGATTATCAGCCGGCAGCGGGGTCGCCGGAAGCTGCGTTGTACAGTGATTTTATTAAGGTCCGTGACTGGTTGTAATCGGCTGAGCATGGGCGGCGAGAACGCCGCCCCTACAAGAAAATCATATCTGTAGGGGCGGCGTTCTCGCCGCCCGCACATTTCACAACGGCTGCGTCTGCGCTTCAACCACCGCCAGCGCCACCATATTAACGATCCGCCGCACTGAGGCGATGGGCGTCAGTACATGCACCGGTCTGGCAATCCCCATCAGCACCGGCCCGACGGTAACCCCTTCCGAGCAGGAGACGCGCAGCAGGTTATAGCTGATACGCGCCGCTTCCACATTTGGCATAATCAGAATATTAGCGGCGCCTTTTAACGGACTGTCCGGCATCAGATCGTGGCGAATACTCTCCACCAGCGCCGCATCGCCATGCATTTCACCATCAATCTCCAGTTCCGGCGCGCGGGCTTTTACCAGTGCCAGCGTATCGCGCATTTTGCGCGCCGCGGGCGCATTGGAGGTGCCAAAGCTGGAGTGCGACAGCAGCGCCACCTTTGGCTCGATACCAAAGCGGCGCACGGTTTCCGCAGCCATCAGGGTTAACTCCGTCAGCTCTTCCGGTGTCGGATCTTCGTTAACATAGGTATCGGCGATAAAAGTATTGCCGCTTGGCAGCAACAGCGCATTCATCGCTCCGGCCATCTTCACATCGGCACGGAAACCAAACAGTTTCTCCACGATATCATAGTGCGATTTATAGTCGCCGATGGTGCCGCAAATCAGCGCATCCGCCTCACCACGATGAACCATAATGGCGCCAATCAGCGTCGGATTGCCGATTACCGCGCGCTGCGCCTCTTCGGCCGAGACCCCGCGGCGTTTCATAATCTGGTAATACTCACTCCAGTAAGCTTTAAAACGCGGATCGGATTCGTTATTCACCACTTCAAAATCTTTACCGGCTTCAATTTTCAGCCCGAGTTTTTGCAGCCGCATCTCAATCACACTCGGACGGCCAATCAGAATCGGTTTCGCCAGCCCTAAACTGATCAGTTCCTGCGTCGCATGCAGTACCCGCGCCTCTTCACCCTCGGCCAGCACCACCCGTTTTGGATCCAGCCGCGCCTGCGAGAAGATCGGTTTCATAAACAGATTGGTTTTGTAGACAAACTCCGTCAGTTTCTCACGGTAGAGATCAAAATCGTCTATAGGGCGTGTGGCGACGCCGGACTCCATCGCCGCCTTCGCCACCGCCGGGGCAATCTGCACAATCAGGCGCGGATCAAAGGGTTTCGGGATCAGATAATCAGCACCAAAGCTCAGCTCCTGATCGCCATACGCCGATGCCACCACTTCGCTCTGCTCCGCCAGCGCCAGTTCCGCAATCGCGTGCACCGCCGCCAGTTTCATCTCTTCGTTAATCGCGGTGGCGCCGACATCCAGCGCGCCACGGAAAATAAACGGGAAACAGAGCACGTTATTGACCTGATTCGGATAGTCCGAACGGCCGGTGCAGATAATCGCATCGGGACGCACTGCTTTTGCTAACGGCGGCAGGATTTCCGGTTCCGGGTTGGCCAGCGCCAGGATCAGCGGATTGGGCGCCATCCGGCTGACCATCTGCTGGGTCATCACTTTCGGTCCGGAACAGCCAAGGAAAATATCCGCGCCGGTAATCACCTCGTCGAGAGTGCGCCTGCCATCATCCACGACGGCATAAGCCGCTTTGGTTTCCGCCATTGGCGTTTCGCGTCCCTGGTAAATCACCCCTCTGGAATCGCAGACCACGATATTGTGCTTCTGCATGCCGAGCGCCACCAGCAGGTTCATACAGGCGATGGCCGATGCCCCCGCGCCGGACACCACCAGTTGCACATCAGAGATATTTTTCTTCACCACCCGCAGGCCATTCAGCACCGCAGCGGTACAGATAATCGCGGTGCCGTGCTGGTCGTCATGAAATACCGGAATTTTCATCCGTTCACGCAGCGCTTTCTCAATATAGAAACACTCCGGCGCTTTAATATCTTCAAGGTTAATGCCGCCAAACGTCGGTTCCAGCGCGGCAATTACATTAATCAGCTTGTCCGGATCCTGCTCGTCGATTTCGATATCAAACACATCGATACCGGCGAACTTTTTAAACAACACACCTTTACCTTCCATTACCGGCTTGCCCGCCAGTGCGCCGATATTGCCCAGTCCGAGCACCGCGGTGCCATTAGAGATCACCGCCACCAGATTGCCACGAGCGGTGTATTTATGCGCGGCTAACGGGTCTTTGGCGATTTCCAGACAGGGCGCAGCCACCCCCGGCGAATACGCCAGCGCCAGATCGCGCTGGGTCGCCAGCGGCTTGGTGGGGGAAACCTGAATCTTGCCGGGGGTGGGGA
This is a stretch of genomic DNA from Winslowiella toletana. It encodes these proteins:
- a CDS encoding Dyp-type peroxidase; this encodes MSQFQSGILLEHRRFAIYLEASVQGDTDAIRSGSKQFLQQLTQLQQQFPDAGSGAVLAFGDALWRDLSAGQGAAELKAFQPLGKGIAPATQRDLLIHIQSLRHDVNFSLAQAALAAFGGAITVEDETHGFRWVEDRDLSGFVDGTENPQGEKRQQVAIIADGDDRGGSYVFTQRWQHNLQQWQRLEVSKQEQVMGRTKLSNEELDSATRPATSHISRVDLKENGQGLKILRQSLPYGTVSGANGLYFIAYCATLYNIEQQLLSMFGERDGKYDAMLRFTKPVTGSYFYAPSLKQLLAL
- the hemF gene encoding oxygen-dependent coproporphyrinogen oxidase, translated to MNSPDIARVKQFLLSLQDQICQQLALADGAAQFAEDSWQRPGGGGGRSRVLRNGGVFEQAGVNFSHVHGDTMPASATAHRPELAGRSFEAMGVSLVIHPENPYVPTSHANVRFFIAEKPGEEPVWWFGGGFDLTPFYGFEEDAVHWHQTAFNLCQPFGDQVYARYKKWCDDYFWLKHRDEQRGIGGLFFDDLNTPDFDYCFDFTQAVGRGFLDAYLPIVERRKALPWGERERQFQLYRRGRYVEFNLVWDRGTLFGLQTGGRTESILMSMPPLVRWEYDYQPAAGSPEAALYSDFIKVRDWL
- a CDS encoding DUF2919 domain-containing protein, with translation MISPDDYDHKGQLRLPLTFWIILLLQARTWLLFVMAGASRQQGAELLELLYPDRQAFWIGMASGVPAALGLLLTGYRQRLPRLWQSWRWVLCLDLLAMMLLQGVTLWQGDDAFSPLMLLFMLFDLLALGYLLFSQRVRNCFDPTLNAVE
- a CDS encoding GNAT family acetyltransferase, with the translated sequence MEIRVFLQDDFEEVITLWERCDLLRPWNDPEMDIERKLNHDPDLFLVAVVGGEIVGTLMGGYDGHRGSAYYLGVHPDYRGRGFANALMNRLEKKLIARGCPKINLMVREENDAVMGFYEKLDYEMQDSVCLGKRLIEDREY
- the maeB gene encoding NADP-dependent oxaloacetate-decarboxylating malate dehydrogenase, coding for MDDQLKQSALDFHQFPTPGKIQVSPTKPLATQRDLALAYSPGVAAPCLEIAKDPLAAHKYTARGNLVAVISNGTAVLGLGNIGALAGKPVMEGKGVLFKKFAGIDVFDIEIDEQDPDKLINVIAALEPTFGGINLEDIKAPECFYIEKALRERMKIPVFHDDQHGTAIICTAAVLNGLRVVKKNISDVQLVVSGAGASAIACMNLLVALGMQKHNIVVCDSRGVIYQGRETPMAETKAAYAVVDDGRRTLDEVITGADIFLGCSGPKVMTQQMVSRMAPNPLILALANPEPEILPPLAKAVRPDAIICTGRSDYPNQVNNVLCFPFIFRGALDVGATAINEEMKLAAVHAIAELALAEQSEVVASAYGDQELSFGADYLIPKPFDPRLIVQIAPAVAKAAMESGVATRPIDDFDLYREKLTEFVYKTNLFMKPIFSQARLDPKRVVLAEGEEARVLHATQELISLGLAKPILIGRPSVIEMRLQKLGLKIEAGKDFEVVNNESDPRFKAYWSEYYQIMKRRGVSAEEAQRAVIGNPTLIGAIMVHRGEADALICGTIGDYKSHYDIVEKLFGFRADVKMAGAMNALLLPSGNTFIADTYVNEDPTPEELTELTLMAAETVRRFGIEPKVALLSHSSFGTSNAPAARKMRDTLALVKARAPELEIDGEMHGDAALVESIRHDLMPDSPLKGAANILIMPNVEAARISYNLLRVSCSEGVTVGPVLMGIARPVHVLTPIASVRRIVNMVALAVVEAQTQPL
- the amiA gene encoding N-acetylmuramoyl-L-alanine amidase AmiA, with the protein product MKKFSPLTPLASRRQLLLSGLALALFSAKSVQAKEAALKTTTDHRPAAPASSGKKIVMIDPGHGGIDSGAVGHEGSEEKHIVLEIANHIRQQLSEHPHIDVRLTRESDHFIPLFQRVEIAHQHGASLFMSIHADGFTSPDANGASVFALSNRGASSTMARYLSQRENAADDVGGVKAADKDHYLQQILFDLVQTDTIKNSLTLGKHVLNQIRPVHHLHSQHTEQAAFAVLKSPSIPSVLVETSFITNPDEEQLLGTTAFRQKIAGAIADGIVSYFDDFDRHNRRAG
- a CDS encoding RpoE-regulated lipoprotein — its product is MKSVYPALMTAALLLTGCASSGSSAPSEGSWWNPFAKVSWSSLSPLNWFGSSLEVNEQGVGAINGSTAMNASAIDKGLDGHYTLRQGMRTSDGNVVSFWQALDDGKVKLVINGKSNVTSVEVMDEAVASSDGAKIGSKFSERYSKAFGACEKAAGLDSSAVECKAPGSQHISYVYSGDWHGPEGLMPSDDTLKNWTLSKIIWRS